In one window of Hyla sarda isolate aHylSar1 chromosome 1, aHylSar1.hap1, whole genome shotgun sequence DNA:
- the LOC130275325 gene encoding annexin A1-like, protein MSFMQEFLANAKFLEDGGHAPCTAEESGPSLKATSGLNPAQDAANLEKAMKAKGVDEGPIIEILTNRTNCERQQIKTTYQQQTGKCLDDALKKALSSHLEEVVLALMKTPAQYDAHCLKGAVKGLGTDEATLIEILVSRDNRELREINKVYKEEFKKELSKDVASDTSGDFQKALLALIKGERSESTAVNEEQADNDARALYEAGEKRKGTDVPTFINLLTSRSIPHLRQVFARYSRYSKNDMTKALDLELKGDIESCLISLVKCIVSKPAYFAERFYLAMKGSGTKHKDLIRLLVSRNEIDLNEIKTHYKRLYGKSLRQAIKEEKLKGDYETIVLALCGPDN, encoded by the exons ATGTCTTTTATGCAAGAATTTCTCGCCAATGCAAAATTTTTGGAAGATGGTGGGCACGCCCCATGCACT gccgAGGAGTCTGGACCATCCCTCAAAGCAACTTCTGGATTAAATCCGGCTCAGGATGCAGCGAACCTGGAAAAAGCCATGAAAGCTAAAG GTGTGGATGAAGGCCCAATCATTGAAATTTTGACCAATAGAACCAACTGTGAGCGCCAGCAAATCAAAACTACTTATCAGCAACAAACAGGCAAG TGTTTGGATGATGCGCTAAAAAAAGCCCTTTCAAGCCATCTGGAGGAGGTTGTTTTGGCATTGATGAAAACCCCTGCCCAATATGATGCCCATTGTTTGAAGGGTGCTGTCAAG ggTCTTGGAACAGATGAAGCTACCTTGATTGAAATTCTAGTATCACGGGACAACCGGGAGCTCAGAGAAATCAACAAAGTTTACAAAGAAG agtTTAAAAAGGAACTTTCAAAAGATGTCGCCTCTGATACATCTGGAGACTTTCAGAAAGCTCTTCTTGCACTTATCAAG GGTGAGCGCAGTGAGAGCACAGCAGTTAATGAAGAGCAAGCTGATAATGATGCAAGG GCATTATATGAAGCTGGAGAAAAACGTAAAGGAACAGACGTTCCTACATTCATAAACCTTCTCACTTCAAGGAGCATCCCACATCTCCGCCAAG TCTTTGCAAGATATTCCAGATATAGCAAAAACGATATGACTAAGGCTCTTGACCTGGAGTTAAAAGGAGACATTGAGAGCTGTCTGATTTCACTTG TAAAATGTATAGTAAGCAAACCAGCGTATTTTGCTGAGAGATTCTACCTGGCAATGAAG GGTTCAGGAACCAAGCACAAGGATTTAATTAGACTGCTGGTTTCTCGCAATGAAATTGACCTAAATGAAATCAAAACTCACTATAAAAGGCTTTATGGAAAATCCCTGCGGCAAGCTATTAAG GAGGAAAAACTGAAAGGAGACTATGAGACTATTGTCTTGGCATTGTGTGGACCTGACAACTAA